A single genomic interval of Daucus carota subsp. sativus chromosome 1, DH1 v3.0, whole genome shotgun sequence harbors:
- the LOC108227012 gene encoding serine/threonine-protein kinase Nek6, translated as MEDYEVIEQVGRGAFGTAFLVHHKLEMKKYVMKKIGLAKQTDKFKRTAHQEMNLMSKLHNPFIVEYKDAWVEKACGICIVTSYCEGGDMTEMIKNARGTYFSEEKLCKWMTQLLLAVDYLHSNRVLHRDIKCSNIFLTNEEDIRLGDFGLAKVLNKDDLASSVVGTPNYMCPELIADIPYGYQSDIWSLGCSLFEIAAHQPAYRARDMAGLISKINRSSISPLPTVYSSTLKRLIKSMLRKKPELRPTAAELLRHPHLQPYVAIYSNSSPVFLPVKPENKLRNKLTRTQLSDKLVQSRNSRNGETAVLKQLENVHSVDRRTSHQFRKVKVKSEPVSSKKFRQVPKRKEGLRSTLNLLDDIASAYSEKSAVKSLLIKQPTEDIEQEELNISSVSQQHQNSETVCTGKCMNHENCDTSSEPTTYQMYSNKIFRDEKLSDATTIIKHVHETLRVSKFDVGTASEQTSTSTVTLAEGIDASLEADDAGTQNHGRENCCKVNQAPCDIVPVRRELSLGQKRAEALESLLELCAKLLRQKRHEELAGVLRPFGEEAVSSRETAIWLSKSLRNFTKQEGKI; from the exons ATGGAAGATTATGAAGTGATAGAACAAGTTGGTAGAGGAGCTTTTGGAACTGCATTTCTTGTGCACCACAAGCTTGAGATGAAAAA GTATGTGATGAAGAAAATTGGCTTGGCTAAACAAACAGATAAATTCAAGCGTACTGCGCATCAGGAG ATGAATTTGATGTCGAAGCTGCATAACCCATTCATAGTAGAGTACAAGGATGCTTGGGTGGAAAAG gCTTGCGGTATATGCATTGTTACAAGTTACTGCGAAGGAGGAGACAT GACAGAGATGATTAAGAATGCTAGAGGGACATATTTCTCGGAGGAG AAGCTTTGCAAATGGATGACTCAACTGCTGCTAGCTGTAGATTATCTTCATTCCAACCGAGTCCTTCACAGGGATATCAAG TGTTCGAACATATttcttacaaatgaagaagatatCAGACTTG GTGATTTTGGACTTGCAAAGGTGCTAAACAAAGATGATCTCGCGTCTTCG GTTGTCGGCACTCCAAACTACATGTGTCCAGAACTTATAGCAGATATACCGTATGGCTACCAATCAGACATCTGGTCCCTAG GTTGCTCTTTGTTTGAAATAGCTGCACATCAACCAGCATATAGAGCCCGA GACATGGCTGGACTCATAAGCAAAATCAACCGATCTTCCATCTCCCCACTACCTACAGTTTATTCCTCTACACT CAAGAGATTGATTAAAAGCATGCTAAGGAAAAAGCCGGAACTCAGACCAACT GCTGCAGAGCTGTTGAGGCATCCCCATCTACAACCATACGTTGCTATATATAGCAACTCATCTCCAGTGTTTCTTCCGGTAAAACCTGAAAATAAGTTGAGGAATAAATTAACAAGAACTCAACTTTCTGACAAGCTGGTGCAGAGTAGAAACAGCAGGAATGGAGAAACTGCAGTGTTAAAGCAGTTGGAAAATGTTCATTCAGTTGATAGAAGGACTTCACATCAATTCAGGAAAGTGAAGGTCAAGAGTGAACCAGTGAGTTCTAAAAAGTTCAGGCAAGTGCCTAAGAGAAAAGAAGGCTTGAGGAGCACTTTAAACTTGCTTGATGATATTGCTAGTGCTTACTCGGAGAAATCAGCTGTCaagagtttattgattaaaCAACCTACTGAAGATATAGAACAAGAAGAGCTCAACATATCAAGTGTTTCCCAGCAGCACCAAAATAGTGAAACAGTTTGCACAGGGAAATGCATGAACCACGAAAACTGTGATACAAGCTCAGAACCAACTACATACCAAATGTACAGCAACAAGATATTCAGAGACGAGAAGCTGTCGGATGCCACAACTATAATCAAGCATGTACATGAAACTCTACGAGTCTCCAAATTTGATGTGGGCACTGCTTCAGAACAAACATCAACAAGTACAGTAACTCTCGCAGAAGGAATTGATGCAAGCTTAGAAGCAGATGATGCTGGAACCCAGAATCACGGCAGAGAAAACTGTTGTAAAGTAAATCAAGCACCCTGCGACATAGTAccagtaagaagagaattgtcCCTGGGACAAAAGAGAGCAGAAGCATTGGAATCACTTCTTGAACTTTGCGCAAAACTACTTAGACAGAAAAGGCATGAGGAACTTGCAGGTGTTCTTAGACCATTCGGTGAAGAAGCTGTTTCTTCAAGAGAAACAGCCATTTGGTTGTCGAAGAGCCTGAGAAATTTCACGAAACAAGAAGGGAAGATTTAG
- the LOC108227291 gene encoding uncharacterized protein LOC108227291, translating into MDNTSVGSGFLLGPSVGFIDLESPVQQRQQSQLGQSSTQHQMPSTMNMLGGNDDDRSIRFMDGKGLNPKSFSMSFGRGNVACVNAVNHHSVSEEDEPNFEDGNGENSSGAKGKKGSPWQRMKWTDMIVRLLIQVVACVGDDGSLDGFKGTKRSSGMLQKKGKWKTVSKIMISKGCYVSPQQCEDKFNDLNKRYKRLNDILGRGMSCRVVETPSLMDSMPQLSSKMKEDVKKILSSKHLFYQEMCAYHNGQPIPNCAELDLQTHSLPNVQCSKENNVSEAEAEEDSEDDDGDSDSENDNPADQDFETFGRANAHEDGFQAEVARFFEDPTKSKWEQTVWAKKKMLELQDQRVSIQAESFELQKRRFKWERFCEKKNTELEISKLENERMLLENERMAMQLKHKVVEMDSGNQGPSVNQIHNPNRQQVKNQIDLGRHL; encoded by the coding sequence ATGGATAATACTTCTGTTGGTAGTGGGTTCTTGCTGGGTCCGAGTGTAGGTTTTATTGACCTTGAGTCTCCGGTTCAGCAGCGTCAGCAGTCTCAGTTGGGTCAGTCGTCGACTCAACATCAAATGCCGTCTACTATGAATATGTTAGGAGGCAATGACGATGATCGGTCGATTAGATTCATGGATGGGAAAGGTCTCAACCCCAAGAGTTTCTCAATGAGTTTTGGAAGAGGCAATGTTGCATGTGTTAATGCTGTGAATCATCACAGTGTGAGTGAGGAGGATGAGCCGAATTTTGAGGATGGGAATGGAGAGAATTCTAGTGGGGCCAAGGGAAAAAAGGGGTCGCCGTGGCAGCGAATGAAATGGACGGATATGATTGTGAGGCTTTTGATACAAGTGGTTGCTTGTGTTGGTGATGATGGCAGTCTGGATGGTTTTAAGGGGACGAAAAGGAGCTCTGGTATGTTACAAAAGAAGGGGAAATGGAAAACTGTTTCGAAGATAATGATAAGTAAAGGGTGTTATGTTTCACCTCAGCAGTGTGAAGATAAGTTTAATGATTTGAACAAGAGATACAAGAGATTGAATGACATTCTTGGAAGGGGAATGTCTTGTAGAGTGGTAGAAACCCCTTCTCTTATGGACTCAATGCCACAACTCTCTAGTAAGATGAAGGAGGATGTCAAGAAAATCTTAAGCTCAAAGCATTTGTTTTACCAGGAAATGTGTGCTTACCATAATGGACAACCGATACCCAACTGTGCTGAACTTGATTTGCAAACTCATTCTTTACCGAATGTTCAATGTTCAAAAGAGAATAATGTTTCAGAGGCAGAAGCTGAAGAAGATTCTGAAGATGATGATGGTGACTCTGACAGTGAAAACGATAATCCTGCTGATCAAGATTTTGAGACATTTGGTAGAGCAAATGCACATGAAGATGGATTCCAAGCTGAGGTAGCTAGATTTTTTGAAGACCCGACAAAGTCAAAATGGGAACAAACAGTGTGGGCCAAAAAGAAAATGCTGGAACTACAAGACCAGCGAGTTAGCATCCAAGCTGAGTCTTTTGAGCTGCAGAAACGACGCTTCAAGTGGGAGAGGTTTTGTGAGAAAAAGAACACGGAGTTGGAGATTTCAAAGTTAGAGAATGAGAGGATGTTGTTGGAGAATGAACGAATGGCAATGCAGCTGAAGCATAAAGTAGTGGAGATGGACTCAGGAAATCAAGGACCGTCAGTCAATCAGATACATAACCCCAACAGACAACAAGTAAAAAATCAGATTGATTTAGGCAGACATTTATAG
- the LOC108227674 gene encoding uncharacterized protein LOC108227674 — translation MVRAYSQEHTFKHPWERVTSASWRKFADPENKRVLSHILEVDTLNRKLDSESGKLYTTRAITIHAPGPWFVRKIVGQDICHCVESTVVDGQSRSMQLATRNISMQKFIEVEEKIRYDPHPENPTEWTICKQETSIRIRPFSALASMAEKIEQRCVDRFQQNSAKGREVMERICKYLEAESRGIKI, via the coding sequence ATGGTTAGAGCATACTCACAGGAGCACACTTTTAAGCACCCATGGGAAAGGGTAACCTCTGCATCTTGGCGCAAGTTTGCTGACCCTGAGAACAAGCGTGTGCTATCTCACATTCTTGAAGTCGACACCTTAAATAGGAAGCTTGACTCTGAGTCGGGAAAGCTTTACACAACTCGTGCCATCACAATCCATGCTCCAGGACCATGGTTTGTACGCAAAATCGTTGGTCAAGATATCTGCCATTGTGTTGAATCAACTGTTGTGGATGGGCAATCCCGATCAATGCAACTGGCCACGCGTAACATCAGTATGCAGAAGTTCATTGAAGTCGAGGAAAAGATCCGGTACGACCCACACCCAGAGAATCCGACAGAATGGACCATCTGCAAGCAAGAAACAAGCATACGGATAAGGCCCTTCTCAGCACTGGCTTCCATGGCTGAAAAGATTGAGCAGAGATGTGTTGATAGGTTTCAGCAGAATAGCGCCAAAGGTAGAGAGGTAATGGAGAGGATCTGCAAGTATTTGGAAGCTGAATCTAGGGggatcaaaatataa
- the LOC108220787 gene encoding probable disease resistance protein At4g19530, with product MAIEDCDVFLSFRGDTRNNFTCYLYEELKRQGFQPFMDRANIGIGDDIHGIIKKAIKYSKSAIVVISDNYPSSSHCLNELVHVLERNRTSKYFIIPIFYYVEARNVKYQLGKFGAAFEHVKKRESNEKVKEWRAALAEVGDILAEEINEKDPRTESKIIADIVASFAQKYSEHYLKWPESKASSASIISPQNKGQNVPTEYCFDIEEGLLQVTKDNAQFRTNKYENMTFRSWMKDWIIHNPKFFIVIVIVVIFIIISTVVTSIYIHIESSAVDTVSTIYKDLSTTLKDLDAETTWDPKNFPVTLKDAEPWAKIILTAFKDLDSENILTAFKDLDSEKILTALKDLDSGTTESI from the exons ATGGCCATCGAAGATTGTGATGTTTTTCTGAGCTTCAGAGGGGATACACGCAACAATTTTACTTGCTACTTGTACGAGGAGTTGAAACGCCAAGGATTTCAGCCATTCATGGACAGAGCAAACATAGGCATTGGAGATGATATTCATGGGATCATCAAGAAAGCAATCAAATACTCCAAAAGTGCAATTGTTGTTATATCAGATAATTATCCATCTTCTAGCCACTGCTTGAATGAGCTAGTGCATGTACTTGAAAGAAACCGAACGTCCAAGTATTTTATCATTCCGATATTCTATTACGTCGAAGCTAGAAATGTGAAGTATCAGTTGGGCAAGTTCGGTGCTGCTTTTGAGCATGTTAAAAAGCGAGAGAGCAATGAAAAGGTGAAAGAATGGAGAGCAGCGCTTGCAGAAGTCGGAGATATATTAGCTGAAGAAATTAACGAAAAAGA TCCACGTACAGAGAGCAAGATCATCGCAGATATAGTTGCCTCGTTTGCGCAGAAATACTCAGAGCATTACCTGAAATGGCCAGAATCCAAAGCATCCAGTGCCAGCATTATTTCACCGCAAAATAAAGGACAAAATGTGCCAACAGAATATTGTtttgatatcgaagaaggattACTACAGGTTACCAAAGACAATGCACAATTCAGAACAAACAAGTACGAAAACATGACGTTCAGATCATGGATGAAGGACTGGATAATCCACAATCCCAAATTCTTTATTGTTATAGTTATCGTTGtcatttttattatcatatcTACGGTTGTTACTTCTATATATATCCACATTGAGTCAAGTGCAGTTGATACAGTAAGTACAATTTATAAGGACCTCTCGACAACATTAAAGGACCTGGATGCAGAGACGACATGGGATCCTAAGAACTTCCCGGTGACATTAAAGGATGCGGAGCCCTGGGCTAAGATCATTCTGACAGCATTCAAGGACTTGGATTCTGAGAACATTCTGACAGCATTTAAGGACTTGGATTCTGAGAAAATTCTGACAGCATTGAAGGACTTGGATTCTGGGACAACGGAATCAATATAG
- the LOC108227347 gene encoding ADP,ATP carrier protein, mitochondrial: protein MADQKHFPTVAHKLAGQFHVSSSLSQDVRSRYGAPAQRTQFAYGNYTNAGFQYPQTCVSRDLIAANASPIFVQAPAEKGLAGFAIDFLMGGVSAAVSKTAAAPIERVKLLIQNQDEMLKTGRLSEPYKGIGECFSRTIKEEGFGSLWRGNTANVIRYFPTQALNFAFKDYFKSLFNFKKDRDGYWKWFAGNLGSGGAAGASSLLFVYSLDYARTRLANDAKAAKKGGERQFNGLVDVYKKTLASDGIAGLYRGFNISCVGIIVYRGLYFGMYDSLKPVLLTGKLQDSFFASFALGWVITNGAGLASYPIDTVRRRMMMTSGEAVKYKSSLDAFTQILKNEGAKSLFKGAGANILRAVAGAGVLAGYDKLQVIVFGKKFGSGGA from the exons ATGGCTGATCAGAAGCACTTCCCAACTGTTGCTCACAAGTTGGCTGGACAGTTCCATGTTAGTTCCAGCCTATCACAAGATGTTAGGAGCCGCTATGGAGCACCTGCACAGCGAACCCAGTTTGCCTATGGAAACTACACAAATGCAGGATTTCAATACCCCCAGACATGTGTATCCAGGGATCTAATTGCTGCCAACGCTTCACCTATCTTTGTTCAAGCTCCTGCTGAGAAAGGGCTTGCAGGTTTTGCCATTGATTTTCTCATGGGTGGTGTCTCAGCTGCAGTGTCCAAGACTGCTGCTGCTCCCATTGAGCGTGTGAAACTTCTTATTCAGAACCAAGATGAGATGCTCAAGACTGGTCGTCTTTCTGAACCATACAAAGGTATTGGTGAATGTTTCAGTAGAACAATCAAGGAAGAAGGTTTTGGATCTCTATGGAGAGGAAACACTGCCAATGTTATCCGTTACTTCCCCACTCAG GCTTTGAACTTTGCGTTCAAAGATTACTTTAAGAGCCTATTCAATTTCAAGAAGGACCGTGATGGTTACTGGAAATGGTTTGCTGGAAACCTGGGATCAGGTGGTGCTGCTGGTGCATCTTCCCTACTCTTTGTTTACTCCTTGGATTATGCTAGAACTCGTCTTGCAAATGATGCCAAGGCAGCAAAGAAGGGTGGAGAGAGACAGTTCAATGGATTGGTTGATGTTTACAAGAAGACTCTTGCTTCAGATGGTATTGCTGGGCTCTACCGTGGATTCAACATTTCTTGTGTTGGTATCATTGTGTACCGTGGTTTGTACTTTGGAATGTATGACTCCTTGAAACCAGTTCTTCTCACTGGAAAGTTGCAG GATAGTTTCTTTGCTAGTTTTGCACTCGGTTGGGTGATCACAAATGGTGCTGGACTTGCCTCCTACCCCATTGACACTGTCCGTAGAAGAATGATGATGACATCTGGTGAAGCTGTGAAGTACAAGAGTTCCCTAGATGCATTCACCCAGATTTTGAAGAATGAGGGTGCTAAATCTCTGTTCAAGGGTGCTGGTGCTAACATTCTCCGTGCAGTTGCTGGTGCTGGTGTGCTTGCAGGGTACGACAAGCTACAGGTCATTGTGTTCGGCAAGAAATTCGGATCAGGTGGAGCCTAA